In Papaver somniferum cultivar HN1 chromosome 1, ASM357369v1, whole genome shotgun sequence, a genomic segment contains:
- the LOC113357247 gene encoding uncharacterized protein LOC113357247 — MGDLNSIKSMKEKSGGRFDINNHNKEFNRMIQDKGLIDMGYCGPAFTWTNSVVMSTPIYARLDRVLCSSNWWLSFPEAAIFHLPRLGSDHSPIYLNLHRICKRRKPGNKFEYFWTDHTEFQDEVHKVRDNTSGNTLEKIKETGNSLTAWGKKTFGNVIRAVEEAKKELLELQKLAHSRDIRNDEDNLKKKIKELMEVERKFWQQRNKSTWIPNADRNTQIFHMSVKHRRRKNSIEDLQNNNNTWVSGHDNISKMLIHHFSSNFKKDHQDNLVAVNFSSDHKITDNENKTLNAIPTQDEVWRVLKSMGSLKSPGTDGMPPIFYKKMLGQSWQ, encoded by the coding sequence ATGGGTGATCTCAATTCTATTAAGTCCATGAAGGAAAAGAGTGGTGGCAGATTCGACATAAACAATCACAACAAAGAATTCAACAGAATGATCCAAGATAAAGGTCTAATTGATATGGGGTATTGTGGACCTGCTTTCACTTGGACAAATAGTGTTGTAATGTCGACACCTATCTATGCCAGACTCGACAGAGTTCTATGCTCCTCTAACTGGTGGCTGAGTTTCCCTGAAGCGGCGATTTTCCATCTGCCAAGACTTGGCAGTGATCACTCTCCAATTTACCTCAACTTGCACAGGATATGTAAAAGAAGGAAACCAGGAAATAAATTCGAATATTTCTGGACGGATCATACAGAATTTCAAGACGAAGTTCACAAAGTTCGGGACAATACCTCTGGTAATACTTTGGAAAAGATCAAGGAGACTGGAAATAGTCTAACTGCTTGGGGTAAGAAAACCTTCGGAAATGTTATTAGAGCCGTAGAGGAAGCTAAAAAGGAACTCCTTGAGTTACAGAAGCTAGCTCACTCCAGAGACATTAGAAATGATGAAGACAacttaaagaagaaaataaaggagCTGATGGAAGTCGAAAGGAAATTCTGGCAGCAAAGAAACAAGAGCACATGGATTCCAAATGCGGACAGAAACACTCAAATTTTTCACATGTCTGTCAAGCATCGGAGACGGAAGAACTCTATTGAAGATCTacagaacaacaacaacacctgGGTGTCGGGCCATGACAACATTTCAAAGATGCTTATCCATCACTTCTCCAGCAACTTCAAAAAAGATCATCAAGACAATCTGGTAGCTGTCAACTTCAGTTCCGATCATAAGATTACTGATAATGAGAACAAAACTTTAAATGCAATTCCAACTCAAGACGAAGTGTGGAGAGTTCTTAAGAGTATGGGATCACTCAAATCCCCTGGAACTGACGGCATGCCTCCTATCTTCTACAAAAAAATGCTGGGACAAAGTTGGCAATGA
- the LOC113357240 gene encoding protein DETOXIFICATION 26-like: MCTAHRVSNELGAGNGKAAKFASKVSAITSLIIGIFFSTMILIFHEKLAIIFTSSDIVLQAVDNLALLLSFTILLNSIQPVLSGVAVGSGWQASVAYINISCYYIICLPLGAALGWGFHLGVRGIWSGMIGGTAIQTLILILITIRCDWDMQAQKASLRMNILSNPSGKP; encoded by the exons ATGTGTACTGCTCATAGGGTTTCAAACGAGCTTGGAGCAGGGAATGGGAaagctgcaaaatttgcttcCAAAGTTTCAGCAATAACATCTTTGATAATAGGGATTTTTTTTTCCACCATGATACTGATTTTTCATGAGAAGTTAGCAATCATTTTCACCTCGAGTGACATCGTTCTCCAAGCAGTTGATAACCTTGCACTCCTCCTATCCTTTACCATTCTCCTCAATAGCATTCAACCTGTTCTCTCAG GGGTAGCAGTTGGCTCAGGATGGCAAGCCTCGGTAGCTTACATTAACATCAGCTGTTATTATATCATCTGTCTTCCACTTGGAGCTGCTCTTGGATGGGGTTTCCATCTTGGTGTTCGG GGCATCTGGAGTGGGATGATAGGTGGTACCGCTATTCAAACGTTGATATTGATCTTAATTACCATTAGATGTGATTGGGACATGCAGGCTCAAAAGGCAAGTTTGCGGATGAATATATTGTCAAATCCGTCGGGAAAACCATAA